The following are encoded together in the Anaerostipes caccae L1-92 genome:
- a CDS encoding sigma-70 family RNA polymerase sigma factor, which yields MKATEKNFINLIRKRREEGLLYAVETYGWVIQSVVRKHLFLLPDLQQECMNDVLMAVWQHIGDFDPNTGSFQNWAAGIARFKAIDCKRNYLRRSRKYVDIEDQFIEDEHAGRQMLKVELDQEIKELFEQLSQPEREIFQKHFIEEATIEEISAEMGLNESTIYQRISRGRKKLRKHKEIREAGQ from the coding sequence ATGAAAGCAACGGAGAAAAATTTTATAAATCTGATCAGGAAAAGGAGGGAGGAAGGGCTGCTCTATGCCGTGGAAACCTACGGATGGGTCATTCAGTCTGTGGTTAGGAAGCATTTGTTTTTGCTGCCGGATCTGCAGCAGGAGTGTATGAATGATGTTTTGATGGCAGTCTGGCAGCACATCGGTGATTTTGATCCGAATACAGGCAGTTTTCAAAACTGGGCAGCGGGAATTGCCAGATTTAAGGCAATCGATTGTAAACGGAACTATTTGAGACGGAGCAGAAAATATGTGGATATAGAAGACCAGTTCATTGAAGATGAACATGCCGGAAGACAGATGCTGAAGGTAGAATTGGACCAAGAAATAAAAGAATTATTTGAACAGCTGTCCCAGCCGGAGCGTGAAATTTTTCAGAAGCATTTTATTGAGGAAGCCACCATCGAAGAGATATCAGCGGAAATGGGATTAAATGAAAGTACGATCTATCAGAGAATATCAAGAGGAAGAAAAAAGCTCAGAAAACATAAAGAGATCAGGGAGGCGGGACAATGA
- a CDS encoding sucrose-specific PTS transporter subunit IIBC, protein MDYAKIASQVIANVGGKENIKSVAHCATRLRFQLKNNDLRNEEAISDLDGVKGVFLTQSQFQIIFGSGLVNLICDEVQKQIGDVSSAAGEEEKEEKQGSVVQRFVKMLSDIFVPIIPAIVAGGLLMGLNNILTAGLFDGRSIIELYPQWKGLTQAVNTFANAPFTFLPVLIGFSATKKFGGNPFLGAAMGMIMVHPDLLNAYQIGIGQAPVWDIFGFNIQAIGYQGTVLPVLAISWILAQIEKRLHKVTPTWLDNLTTPLLSIIITAFLTFICVGPVLREAGNLLADGITWVYNTLGAVGGGLFGLVYAPITMTGLHHSFIAIETQLLAAKAVTGGSFIFTTASMNNVAQGAAVLAVLFLTKDQKQKSICSASGVSALLGITEPAMFGVTLKLKYPFYAAIIGSAVGSAYAAATKTLAQALGAAGLPGFISMKPDHFLHFGIGLILSMVISAGLTVVFWKKYNLGGNEKTGKPVQSSEETAEIPEQAETAETVLYSPMNGEVLPITESEDEAFASKAMGDGVAVNPSEGTVYAPCDGTITMIFPTKHAIAIQAETGKSFLIHAGIDTVKMEGEGFETFAEAGTKVKQGDKILTFDIDLVKEKGYSPQTMMMLAEGDGQVEVIPKTDADTKTQVMIVR, encoded by the coding sequence ATGGATTATGCAAAGATTGCAAGCCAGGTCATCGCTAACGTAGGCGGAAAAGAGAATATCAAATCTGTGGCGCACTGTGCGACCAGGCTGCGTTTTCAGCTGAAGAATAATGATTTGAGAAATGAAGAGGCCATCAGTGACCTGGATGGGGTAAAAGGTGTCTTTTTAACCCAGTCACAGTTCCAGATTATTTTTGGATCAGGACTCGTAAATCTCATCTGTGACGAAGTACAGAAACAGATCGGGGATGTTTCCTCAGCCGCAGGAGAAGAGGAGAAAGAAGAAAAACAGGGCTCTGTTGTACAGCGTTTTGTAAAGATGCTGAGTGATATTTTTGTCCCGATTATCCCGGCCATTGTGGCAGGCGGTCTTCTGATGGGACTTAATAATATTCTGACGGCGGGATTATTCGACGGCAGATCGATCATTGAATTATATCCCCAGTGGAAGGGGTTGACTCAGGCGGTCAATACATTCGCCAACGCACCGTTTACCTTTCTCCCAGTACTGATCGGATTCAGCGCCACGAAGAAGTTTGGAGGCAATCCGTTTTTAGGTGCGGCCATGGGTATGATCATGGTTCACCCGGATCTTTTAAATGCCTATCAGATCGGCATCGGGCAGGCACCGGTGTGGGATATCTTCGGATTCAACATTCAGGCGATCGGTTATCAGGGAACAGTACTTCCTGTACTGGCAATTTCCTGGATTCTGGCTCAGATTGAAAAAAGGCTTCACAAAGTAACACCTACCTGGCTTGACAATCTTACGACACCATTGCTTTCTATCATTATAACTGCATTTTTAACATTCATCTGTGTGGGACCGGTATTAAGAGAAGCAGGCAACTTATTAGCAGACGGCATCACATGGGTTTACAATACTCTCGGCGCTGTGGGAGGCGGACTCTTTGGCCTTGTATACGCACCGATCACAATGACAGGGCTTCACCACAGCTTTATTGCCATCGAAACTCAGCTTCTGGCCGCAAAGGCAGTGACCGGAGGAAGCTTCATCTTTACAACGGCAAGTATGAACAATGTTGCACAGGGAGCGGCAGTTTTAGCAGTCCTCTTCCTCACAAAAGACCAGAAACAGAAGTCTATCTGTTCTGCATCCGGAGTCTCCGCATTATTGGGAATTACGGAGCCGGCGATGTTTGGCGTGACACTGAAATTGAAATATCCTTTCTACGCGGCGATCATTGGTTCCGCAGTGGGAAGTGCATACGCAGCAGCTACCAAAACACTGGCACAGGCATTGGGAGCAGCGGGACTTCCCGGATTTATATCCATGAAACCGGATCATTTTCTTCACTTTGGAATCGGATTGATCCTCTCCATGGTGATTTCAGCGGGGCTCACCGTTGTGTTCTGGAAAAAGTATAACCTTGGCGGAAATGAAAAAACAGGAAAGCCGGTACAGTCTTCTGAGGAAACAGCAGAAATTCCGGAACAGGCAGAAACAGCGGAAACAGTGCTTTACTCCCCGATGAATGGGGAAGTGCTTCCCATCACGGAGTCCGAAGATGAAGCATTCGCATCGAAAGCCATGGGAGACGGCGTGGCCGTCAATCCTTCTGAGGGCACAGTGTATGCGCCGTGTGACGGTACGATAACGATGATCTTTCCGACAAAACATGCGATTGCGATTCAGGCAGAAACGGGAAAGAGTTTTCTGATTCATGCGGGAATTGACACCGTAAAGATGGAAGGGGAAGGCTTTGAGACGTTCGCAGAAGCCGGAACGAAGGTAAAACAGGGAGATAAGATCCTTACGTTTGATATAGATCTCGTGAAAGAAAAGGGTTACAGTCCTCAGACTATGATGATGCTGGCAGAGGGAGACGGACAGGTGGAAGTCATTCCAAAGACGGATGCAGATACGAAAACACAGGTTATGATCGTTAGATAA
- a CDS encoding glycoside hydrolase family 32 protein: MFKKYNKVLKEDYEKWYAEHESDREETAKDPMRLKFHLMPKTGWLNDPNGLCQFHGTYHIYYQYTPFEPTGELKLWGHYTTKDFISYIDEGPVLFPDSEFDAHGVYSGSAFVKGDTIHYFYTGNIKCFDRDDYDYINSGRGSNTIHVASKDGYHFSEKDLLMTTDDYPEDMSCHVRDPKIIRRGDDYYMVQGARDIDSHGLILMFHSKDLSHWEYFDRIVPKEPFGYMWECPDLFELDGQMMLITCPQGVEPKGIDYQNVHQCTAVKMDYDFENKSYEICDNSEFQQLDRGFDFYAPQTFEDEKGRRILIGWMGIPDADYTNPTVEHGWQHALTIPRELHIKDGRIIQRPIKEMEQMRKGELICTFSEQGRMESNLKLYEAEVRFRHCADMVLTLKEGVTLSYDSGLLTLDLGDFGEGRTTRCAALDELKDLRIFADTTSLEIFVNGGEEVFTTRVYSSQGKLSIDGDCSGTMKIYCLRPLEIGERE, translated from the coding sequence ATGTTTAAGAAGTATAATAAAGTATTGAAAGAAGACTATGAAAAGTGGTATGCTGAACATGAAAGTGACAGAGAAGAGACAGCGAAAGATCCGATGCGGCTTAAATTTCACCTGATGCCTAAGACCGGATGGCTCAACGATCCCAACGGACTGTGCCAGTTTCACGGCACCTACCATATCTATTATCAGTACACCCCGTTTGAACCGACCGGAGAACTGAAGCTTTGGGGGCATTATACGACAAAAGATTTTATTTCTTATATAGATGAAGGACCGGTATTATTTCCGGATTCGGAGTTTGACGCTCACGGCGTCTACTCCGGTTCCGCCTTTGTAAAAGGAGATACGATTCACTATTTCTATACAGGGAATATCAAGTGTTTTGACAGGGATGATTACGATTACATCAACTCAGGGCGGGGCAGCAACACGATTCATGTGGCCAGCAAAGACGGATATCATTTTTCTGAAAAAGACCTTTTAATGACCACGGACGATTATCCTGAGGATATGAGCTGCCATGTGCGGGACCCGAAGATCATCCGGCGGGGGGATGATTACTATATGGTCCAGGGAGCCAGGGATATAGACAGTCATGGACTGATCCTGATGTTTCATTCAAAGGATCTGTCTCATTGGGAGTATTTTGACCGGATCGTTCCGAAAGAACCGTTCGGTTATATGTGGGAGTGTCCGGACTTGTTCGAACTGGACGGACAGATGATGCTGATCACATGCCCTCAGGGGGTAGAACCGAAAGGCATTGACTATCAGAATGTTCATCAGTGTACAGCGGTGAAGATGGATTATGACTTTGAGAACAAATCATATGAGATCTGCGATAATTCAGAGTTTCAGCAGTTAGACAGGGGCTTTGATTTTTACGCACCCCAGACCTTTGAGGACGAGAAGGGACGCCGTATCCTGATCGGATGGATGGGGATTCCGGATGCCGATTACACGAATCCGACCGTTGAGCATGGATGGCAGCACGCACTGACAATCCCAAGGGAACTGCACATAAAGGATGGAAGGATCATTCAGCGGCCTATAAAGGAGATGGAACAGATGAGAAAAGGAGAACTGATCTGTACATTTTCTGAACAGGGCAGGATGGAGAGCAATCTGAAACTGTATGAAGCAGAGGTTCGATTCAGACATTGCGCTGATATGGTTCTGACGTTAAAGGAAGGCGTTACCTTATCCTATGACAGCGGACTGCTCACCCTTGATCTGGGGGATTTTGGTGAGGGCAGGACGACAAGATGTGCCGCATTGGATGAATTAAAAGACCTGCGGATTTTCGCAGACACTACTTCTCTTGAAATTTTTGTAAACGGCGGTGAAGAAGTCTTTACCACCAGGGTATACAGCAGCCAGGGAAAGCTTAGCATAGACGGGGACTGTTCGGGTACCATGAAGATCTATTGCCTGCGGCCTCTGGAGATAGGAGAAAGAGAATGA
- a CDS encoding carbohydrate kinase family protein: protein MTRKLCGIGEALIDFIPEVKGQRLKDVPSFTRVAGGAPANVAGAVTKLGIPSKFLTKLGDDPFGDYIVEVLDEAGIDTSHIKRDKEAETALAFVSLASDGNRDFKFYRKNSADLRYSVYDIEPDVLDDCGMIHFCSVDLVNSPMKDAHKKLIDMANGKDVLVSFDPNLRFSLWDDLQELKETVNEFLPFADIIKISDEELEFITGHTDIREAVPDLLNGRTKYVIYTKGKDGAEIYTKHGMTEAPGYSIDVRDTTGAGDSFIGAFLYQLLRDNVTDLEAVNFGTLKEYLDFANAYAAYTTTREGALAAMADAREFADFRKNLQ from the coding sequence ATGACCAGAAAATTATGCGGAATCGGAGAGGCACTGATTGATTTTATTCCGGAAGTGAAAGGACAGAGATTAAAGGATGTACCGTCCTTTACCAGAGTAGCAGGAGGGGCTCCTGCCAATGTAGCCGGTGCGGTGACGAAACTTGGGATTCCGTCCAAGTTTTTGACAAAACTTGGAGACGATCCCTTCGGTGATTATATAGTTGAAGTACTTGATGAGGCTGGAATTGACACAAGTCATATTAAACGGGACAAAGAAGCAGAGACGGCTCTGGCCTTTGTCTCTCTGGCATCAGACGGAAACAGGGATTTTAAGTTTTACCGCAAAAACAGCGCAGATCTCCGCTACAGTGTCTATGACATTGAGCCGGATGTTCTGGATGACTGCGGGATGATCCATTTCTGCAGCGTAGACTTGGTGAATTCACCCATGAAAGATGCACATAAGAAATTAATTGACATGGCAAACGGCAAAGACGTGCTTGTATCATTTGATCCAAACCTCCGTTTTTCACTGTGGGATGACTTACAGGAACTGAAAGAGACAGTCAATGAATTTCTGCCTTTTGCGGATATTATAAAAATCTCAGATGAAGAACTGGAGTTTATCACAGGACATACGGATATAAGGGAGGCAGTGCCTGACCTGCTGAACGGAAGGACGAAGTATGTCATCTATACAAAAGGAAAAGACGGTGCGGAGATCTATACGAAACATGGAATGACGGAAGCACCGGGATATTCCATTGACGTAAGAGATACGACCGGAGCCGGTGATTCCTTTATCGGAGCATTTTTATACCAGCTTCTGAGGGATAATGTGACGGATCTGGAAGCGGTGAATTTCGGGACTTTAAAGGAGTATCTGGATTTTGCCAACGCCTATGCGGCTTATACTACAACCAGGGAAGGAGCGCTGGCAGCCATGGCAGACGCCAGGGAATTTGCCGATTTCAGAAAGAACCTGCAGTAA
- a CDS encoding PadR family transcriptional regulator yields MNTQLKKGFLEFCILAALCEDDSYGYQIIKDVSGCIKISESTLYPILKRLESSGYLDTYTVEHNSRLRKYYRITEKGRDHIREFLDEWQQIMGIYEFVKGAAEHE; encoded by the coding sequence TTGAATACACAGTTGAAAAAAGGTTTTTTAGAGTTTTGTATTCTGGCTGCCCTCTGTGAGGATGACTCCTATGGTTACCAGATCATCAAAGATGTATCGGGATGTATTAAGATTTCCGAGTCAACGCTGTATCCGATTCTGAAACGTCTGGAAAGCAGCGGATATCTGGATACTTACACGGTGGAACACAACAGCCGTCTCAGAAAGTATTACAGGATAACAGAAAAGGGAAGAGACCATATCAGAGAATTTTTGGATGAGTGGCAGCAGATCATGGGTATTTATGAGTTTGTGAAAGGAGCGGCAGAACATGAGTAA
- a CDS encoding DUF1700 domain-containing protein produces the protein MSKEEFLGSLNRLLKSLGKSEREKSLSYYNEIIDDYMEDGYTEEQAVEQIGNPGLIAQEILEEQQSQMKAPMSRGTKVLVAVLLVLGFPLWGSLMLAGFCIVLSAVLLVLSAYIVIWCIPLCTGAASVAGLILSVVSMGGAAVIVFQNSAAGVIQLGVGMLSAGIFILTGLLTWVLGKYFVKVTANFSKWLAGTVTRIRRKNV, from the coding sequence ATGAGTAAAGAAGAGTTTTTAGGAAGTCTTAACCGGCTTTTAAAAAGTCTTGGGAAGAGTGAGAGAGAAAAATCGCTCTCCTATTACAATGAGATCATTGACGATTATATGGAGGACGGATATACGGAGGAGCAAGCGGTAGAGCAGATCGGGAATCCGGGGCTGATCGCACAGGAGATTTTGGAGGAACAGCAGTCACAGATGAAGGCGCCGATGTCCCGGGGGACGAAAGTCTTGGTCGCAGTTTTGCTGGTCCTTGGTTTTCCGCTTTGGGGTTCCCTGATGCTTGCGGGATTTTGTATTGTGCTGTCAGCGGTGCTGCTGGTCTTGTCTGCCTACATTGTCATTTGGTGTATTCCGCTGTGCACCGGAGCAGCCTCAGTGGCGGGCCTGATTCTGTCAGTAGTCAGTATGGGCGGCGCGGCAGTCATCGTTTTCCAGAATTCTGCGGCAGGGGTCATTCAGCTGGGCGTCGGCATGTTGTCTGCCGGTATTTTCATCCTGACAGGTCTGCTGACATGGGTTTTAGGAAAATATTTTGTAAAAGTAACAGCCAATTTCAGTAAATGGCTGGCGGGGACAGTTACCAGGATAAGGAGGAAAAACGTATGA
- a CDS encoding GNAT family N-acetyltransferase, with amino-acid sequence MEFQSEDHRIFAKDQEGHVIAEVTFPEVSEGMAVIDHTFVDDSLRGQGVAGELLETAAEQLEERGMKVIPTCSYAVRWFEKHPEYRKLLKS; translated from the coding sequence ATGGAATTTCAGAGTGAAGATCACCGGATTTTTGCCAAAGATCAAGAAGGACATGTGATAGCAGAAGTAACATTTCCCGAAGTGTCTGAAGGCATGGCCGTCATAGACCATACCTTTGTAGATGATTCCCTGCGGGGACAGGGAGTGGCCGGAGAACTATTGGAAACGGCGGCAGAACAGCTGGAAGAAAGAGGGATGAAGGTAATCCCAACCTGTTCCTATGCGGTGCGGTGGTTTGAAAAGCACCCGGAATACCGGAAACTTTTGAAATCTTAG
- a CDS encoding sugar-binding transcriptional regulator: MDMQRRTMTMISKLYYEENMTQQQIAKQTGLSRMKVSRILQKAKEEGIVRIIIDYSGVYPELEQDIKGKYKLKDVVIVDTSIGNSSKEQVASAAAYYLERHLESGSTVAVGWGSTMRLIPDYIQKMDDPELLFSPIIGGHGQSELDMHATTIASNLAKKTGGRSLSLIAPALVKNKEEKTFLSDDNQVKRVIERTSQAEYAVFSLGNPLAKDSSIKKSGYISEADLRQLEKEDAICDVVSVVFLDKNSQICCENITERCIGITEEQLKKIPNKICVVESREKYDSVRSALEAGYIDILVTDQDTAEYLSK, translated from the coding sequence ATGGATATGCAGAGAAGAACTATGACTATGATCAGCAAGCTGTATTATGAAGAAAATATGACCCAGCAGCAGATCGCAAAGCAGACCGGATTGTCAAGAATGAAAGTATCCAGAATTCTTCAGAAGGCGAAGGAAGAGGGCATCGTAAGGATCATCATAGATTATTCCGGCGTTTATCCGGAACTGGAACAGGACATCAAAGGAAAATATAAGTTAAAGGATGTGGTCATCGTAGACACATCCATCGGAAATTCTTCAAAGGAGCAGGTAGCCTCCGCTGCTGCCTATTATCTGGAACGGCATTTGGAATCCGGTTCCACAGTCGCCGTCGGGTGGGGGTCCACGATGCGTCTGATCCCGGATTATATTCAGAAGATGGATGATCCGGAGCTGTTGTTTTCACCGATCATCGGAGGACACGGACAGAGCGAACTGGATATGCACGCTACGACCATAGCGTCCAACCTGGCAAAAAAAACAGGGGGAAGATCGCTGTCCCTGATCGCTCCGGCACTTGTGAAAAATAAAGAAGAGAAAACATTTTTGTCAGACGACAACCAGGTAAAACGTGTAATCGAGCGCACATCTCAGGCAGAATATGCGGTTTTCAGTCTTGGCAATCCGCTGGCAAAGGACAGCAGTATCAAAAAGTCGGGCTACATATCTGAGGCAGACTTAAGACAGTTGGAAAAGGAGGACGCTATCTGTGATGTTGTCTCTGTTGTTTTCCTGGATAAGAACAGCCAAATATGCTGTGAAAATATTACCGAGAGGTGCATAGGGATTACCGAAGAACAATTAAAAAAGATTCCCAATAAGATCTGTGTGGTAGAGAGCAGAGAAAAATATGACTCCGTGAGATCAGCGCTGGAGGCAGGATATATCGATATATTAGTCACGGACCAGGATACGGCGGAGTATTTGTCCAAATGA
- a CDS encoding PTS sugar transporter subunit IIB: MKEYHILIACGSGIATSTVIANRVKNLCEDNGFKVKVQQVKIVEVEKMAPEFDLIVASTRVPETVTTPSVFAINYLTGIKPEAVDEQILTVLRGLEE; this comes from the coding sequence ATGAAGGAATACCATATTTTGATCGCCTGCGGGAGCGGTATTGCTACCAGCACGGTGATTGCCAACCGGGTTAAGAATCTCTGCGAGGACAATGGATTTAAAGTAAAAGTACAGCAGGTAAAAATTGTGGAGGTAGAAAAAATGGCTCCGGAATTTGACCTGATCGTTGCGAGCACGCGAGTTCCTGAAACAGTAACGACACCGTCGGTATTTGCCATTAACTATCTGACAGGGATCAAACCGGAAGCTGTTGATGAACAAATTCTGACGGTCTTAAGAGGTCTGGAAGAATGA